GATGTGACGTGTTATAATATTTTAATCGATGGGTTCTTGAGAAACTGTGATTTTGATACAGGGAAGGAGATTTGGGAAAGGTTGGTAAAGGGGTCGAGTGTTTATCCGAATGTGGTTAGTTATAATGTGATGATTAATGGATTGTGTAGGTGTGGTAAGTTTAATGAGGGATTGGAACTTTGGGATAGGATGAAGAAAAATGCGCAAAAAATGGACTTGTTTACGTGTAGTACATTGATTCATGGTTTGTGTGAATTGGGGAATGTTAACGGGGCTGAGAGAATTTTTAATGAAATGATTGAGACTGGACTATCGCCTGATGTTGTGGTGTATGGTGCTTTGCTTAATGGTTATTGTAAGGTTGGTGAGATTAAAAAGTGTTTTGAGTTGTGGGAGTTGATGGGGAAGGAAGATTGTCGAAGCGTTAGTAGTTATAATATATTGATGAGAGGTTTGTTTGAGAATCGAATGGTGGATGAAGCGATTTCTATTTGGAAACTTATGAATGAGAACGGTGTTGTTGCTGATTCAACGTCTTACGGAATTCTAATTCATGGGTTGTGTAAGAACGGGTATCTGAACAAGGCTTTGAAGGTCTTGCAAGCAGAAAATAAAATGGATTCATATGCATACTCATCTATTGTTAAAGGGTTGTGCGTAGAAGGAAGATTGGATGAAGCAACTGCTATTTTTGGTTTGATGGCTAAACAGGGATGTAAACCAAGTTCTCATGTTTGCAATGCGTTAATCAATGGATTTATCAAAGCATCTAAAATTCAGGACGCGCTTAGATTTTTTGGTGAAATGAGTAGTCGGAATTGTTCGCCAACAGTAGTAACATATAATGTCCTGATAGATGGGTTATGCAAAGCTGAGAGATTTGGTGACGCGTATAAGCTTGTGGAGGACATGCTGCAGAAAGGGTGGACCCCGGATATGATAACGTATAGCTTGTTGATGGATGGCCTTTGCCAAAGCAAAAAGGTTGACCTGGCACTGAAGTTATTGAGTCAAATTGTTAATAAGGGATTCAAGCC
The nucleotide sequence above comes from Lycium barbarum isolate Lr01 chromosome 3, ASM1917538v2, whole genome shotgun sequence. Encoded proteins:
- the LOC132630701 gene encoding pentatricopeptide repeat-containing protein At3g09060 translates to MLPKKLTPKSLLKLLKSSKNTNTSLSLFDIASQHPNYTHDSITFHHILKKLGSSPDPKYIPHMTRIVNLIQTQKTICTEDVALTVIKGYAKYLMVDKAMHVFQNMNEIFGCKPGVRSFNTLFNAFVVSGQFNKAELFFKYFRIMGVSPNLESWNILIKFECKKRRFDKAKALLDWMWESDLKPDVFSYGTLINGFAKSGCLGDALKVFDEMSERGLCPDVTCYNILIDGFLRNCDFDTGKEIWERLVKGSSVYPNVVSYNVMINGLCRCGKFNEGLELWDRMKKNAQKMDLFTCSTLIHGLCELGNVNGAERIFNEMIETGLSPDVVVYGALLNGYCKVGEIKKCFELWELMGKEDCRSVSSYNILMRGLFENRMVDEAISIWKLMNENGVVADSTSYGILIHGLCKNGYLNKALKVLQAENKMDSYAYSSIVKGLCVEGRLDEATAIFGLMAKQGCKPSSHVCNALINGFIKASKIQDALRFFGEMSSRNCSPTVVTYNVLIDGLCKAERFGDAYKLVEDMLQKGWTPDMITYSLLMDGLCQSKKVDLALKLLSQIVNKGFKPDVTMVNIIIHGLCSAGNLENALQLFLSMSQWECRPNLVTYNTLMEGFYKARDCKNASAVWALILRCGFRPDIISYNITLKGLCSCHRMSDAILFFNDALNRKIRPTKITWNILVRAVIYG